GGTAGGAACGCCAACAGAAAGCCATGCCACGATTGCAATTGAGCTTCTGGGGTTGCTTCTGTTGGTGCTAATAAAGCTTCTACTCTTTGTTCTAAACGATCTGCACCAGAGGAACCTAATGCAGCACAGCAAATTTCCGATAAAACGGGGCCGCTACTAACCACTAATAAAAGTGATTCTGCTAGCACCAGAGGGTCTACCTGCAATGCTGCATAACTGTCAGCACGGAGTTCGCGCAAAGCTAAAAGTTCTTCCCACAAAGGCTCTGTATTTGGCAACCATGCAGTGCAAGAACGCACCCAACCCAGCCAGAAAAACCAGAATGTATCCCTGTAATGGTGATGCCCTTGCTCATGGGCTAAGACGCTTTCTAAATGAGCGGGTGAGAGAGTTTGTACTAATCCTTGGCTAACTACTAGCTCTGGTTGCCAAAAACCGATTTGACCTGCAAACAACGCGCCCGTTTGCAGCAGTCTGGCTCGTCTATCGCCAACATTCACTAAGGGGCAGTTACGGGCAGATTCTACAGACTGCCAACCCTGGAAAGCAAGTTTAATGCATGAAATGGCAAAAAATGCCAAATAAATTAATGCTAGTAAATAGCTAATTGAGCCTGTATACATCCCGCCCATTTGTCCTTGAGGCCCCATGAACAGCACCGCGATCGCTGTCATAAAAATTAGCAAGGGCGGGAAGAGAAACAAAAATAGCGATCGCTGCCACCGCCGACTCCAATTGCCTTGGGGTTGATTCCAAGTGGATCTTAACCACCAGGCAACTGCCAAAGCATTCAAAATCATTATTAGATGCATCATTGTTCCTCCCTGGCTTGGCGTGCAGATTGAATCCGTTTGGCGATCGCTGCTATTTGCTCACTAGCTGCTTCATCTAGACTATCGGCAAAGGCAGCAATAACATCGGGATTTCCCACCGCGAGAAATCGCTGTAACTGCTCGTGAGCTTTGATTACATCTGATTGCTGCTTACTCAGCATTGGCCGCCAATAGAATGCCCGCTCTTTCTTATCGCAGGCCAGCCAACCTTTATCAGTGAGGCGACGTAAAACTGTGGTTACAGAAGTATACGCTAATTCGCGGTTGGGATCGGCGAGGATGCGATCGTGTACATCCTTGACTGTGGCTGAACCAAGTTCCCAGATAATATTTAAAATTTCCGCTTCCAACGGGCCTAAAGATAGTTGTTTAGGGCGGTAGTCGGGTAAAGGTGCCATAGCGATTTTCGATTTGGGATGAGCGGAGTGGAGGTAAAAATTTTACTTTCTATTTGGCTAAGTATTAGTCAGGATGCGTAGTGGTGCTAACTTGGAATGCCAAATACAGCTTGAGAAAATCTGTTCTTGTTTTAGATTACAGGATAGTGCAGCAAATATGAAAGTCTAAAAGCATAAAAATGGACTTTTTGAGTATTTTTGTATTGAATGGGTTACATCGTGCATATTTGATGCTAAAAAATTGTTTGCGAATAATTGTGACTATAGTTAGTGACACCAACTAGGTAGAATGTTATTTGCGGCAGTAGTATTAAAACAGGTGTATCCAGCCCGTGAAGTTATTCGTATACCACACTCCTGAATTGACTCCAACGGATAAAGCGCCAGAATGTGCGATCGCAGTCGATGTCTTGCGAGCCACTAGCACAATAGCGACTGTCTTGGCATCTGGAGGCGAAGCTGTACAAGTATTCAGCGATTTAGATCAGTTAATTGAAGTTAGCGAAAAATGGCCCCCTGAAAAACGTCTGCGGGC
This portion of the Nostoc sp. GT001 genome encodes:
- a CDS encoding M56 family metallopeptidase, which produces MHLIMILNALAVAWWLRSTWNQPQGNWSRRWQRSLFLFLFPPLLIFMTAIAVLFMGPQGQMGGMYTGSISYLLALIYLAFFAISCIKLAFQGWQSVESARNCPLVNVGDRRARLLQTGALFAGQIGFWQPELVVSQGLVQTLSPAHLESVLAHEQGHHHYRDTFWFFWLGWVRSCTAWLPNTEPLWEELLALRELRADSYAALQVDPLVLAESLLLVVSSGPVLSEICCAALGSSGADRLEQRVEALLAPTEATPEAQLQSWHGFLLAFLPLLTVIFHS
- a CDS encoding BlaI/MecI/CopY family transcriptional regulator encodes the protein MAPLPDYRPKQLSLGPLEAEILNIIWELGSATVKDVHDRILADPNRELAYTSVTTVLRRLTDKGWLACDKKERAFYWRPMLSKQQSDVIKAHEQLQRFLAVGNPDVIAAFADSLDEAASEQIAAIAKRIQSARQAREEQ